A part of Melittangium boletus DSM 14713 genomic DNA contains:
- the tssC gene encoding type VI secretion system contractile sheath large subunit gives MAVEKNYISELFKFRGLEIPTSAEPMIGTGLVPVSANETQTPGDERFMSALAALLYNVEPVQDEVGQVRFDKGEVLKSIARIDELIEAQINEILHEEKFQQMEAAWRGLEDLVNHTNFQADITIDILDVSKEELSEDFEKNSSSLFSSALFDKMYIKEYDQFGGRPYGVMLGLYDFAATRSDLTWLERMALIANAAHCPFIASASPKFFDCETVEQLESLKNLDGVLSHPRYSKWHALRNKEEAAYIGLTLPRYVVRLPWNPDTNPCEVLNFKEDAEGDSKKYLWGSAAYLMGRNLANAFELSGWCQSIRGPKSGGLVKELPVDSFTLRGQKMIQMPVEIAIPDYREFEFARNGFIPLVYRKGTGEATFFSTQSIKQAQKFKDPKDSENAQLVTNLAYTFSITRLAHYVKSIMRDNIGGTADAAYVQRQIESWLAGYVTTVTNPDDFTLRRFPFKAINVQVESRAGEIGWYDCKVAVLPHVQFEGLNVELMLESRLG, from the coding sequence ATGGCCGTCGAGAAAAACTACATCAGTGAGCTGTTCAAGTTCCGCGGGCTCGAGATCCCCACGAGCGCCGAGCCGATGATCGGCACGGGACTGGTGCCTGTGTCCGCCAACGAGACGCAGACCCCCGGCGACGAGCGCTTCATGTCCGCGCTGGCGGCGCTGCTCTACAACGTCGAGCCCGTCCAGGACGAAGTGGGCCAGGTCCGCTTCGACAAGGGCGAGGTGCTCAAGAGCATCGCTCGCATCGATGAGCTGATCGAAGCGCAGATCAACGAGATCCTCCACGAGGAGAAGTTCCAGCAGATGGAGGCCGCGTGGCGGGGCCTCGAGGATCTCGTCAACCACACGAACTTCCAGGCCGACATCACCATCGACATCCTGGATGTCTCCAAGGAGGAGCTGTCCGAGGACTTCGAGAAGAACTCGAGCAGCCTCTTCTCCAGTGCCCTGTTCGACAAGATGTACATCAAGGAGTACGACCAGTTCGGCGGTCGGCCCTACGGCGTGATGCTGGGTCTGTATGACTTCGCCGCCACGCGCTCGGATCTCACCTGGCTGGAGCGCATGGCGCTGATCGCCAACGCGGCGCACTGCCCGTTCATCGCCTCCGCCAGCCCCAAGTTCTTCGACTGCGAGACCGTCGAGCAGCTCGAGTCCCTCAAGAACCTGGATGGTGTGCTGAGCCACCCGCGCTACAGCAAGTGGCACGCCCTGCGGAACAAGGAAGAGGCCGCCTACATTGGCCTGACGCTGCCGCGCTACGTGGTGCGCCTGCCGTGGAACCCCGACACCAACCCCTGCGAGGTGCTCAACTTCAAGGAGGATGCGGAGGGTGACTCGAAGAAGTACCTGTGGGGCAGCGCGGCCTATCTGATGGGCCGCAACCTGGCGAACGCCTTCGAGCTGTCGGGCTGGTGCCAGTCCATCCGCGGGCCCAAGAGTGGCGGACTCGTCAAGGAACTGCCGGTGGACAGCTTCACCCTGCGCGGGCAGAAGATGATCCAGATGCCGGTGGAGATCGCCATCCCCGACTATCGCGAGTTCGAGTTCGCCCGCAACGGGTTCATCCCGCTCGTGTACCGGAAGGGGACCGGCGAGGCGACGTTCTTCAGCACCCAGTCCATCAAGCAGGCCCAGAAGTTCAAGGACCCCAAGGACTCGGAGAACGCGCAGCTCGTCACCAACCTGGCCTACACCTTCTCCATCACCCGGCTCGCGCACTACGTGAAGAGCATCATGCGCGACAACATCGGTGGCACCGCGGATGCCGCCTATGTCCAACGTCAGATCGAGTCTTGGCTGGCGGGTTATGTGACCACGGTGACCAACCCCGATGACTTCACCCTGCGCCGATTCCCCTTCAAGGCCATCAACGTCCAGGTAGAATCCCGGGCGGGAGAGATCGGTTGGTACGACTGCAAGGTGGCCGTGCTGCCGCATGTCCAGTTCGAAGGTCTCAATGTGGAGTTGATGTTGGAGTCCCGCCTGGGATAG
- the tssB gene encoding type VI secretion system contractile sheath small subunit, protein MSIQDQLPKSRITLKYRTTINGQKEDVKLPFRMVVLGDFSQGSSTDRQADLEERQMRSVTGSNINELMRDMGMSLSLEVNDKVSAEGQGRMSIQLPITGMKSFNPDEIVNHVPKLQALMLLRKLLMEMQADIDNRKDLRRTIYELFSNKENLQKVLESDELKNYVSMRLPKARTQSSEQPALAADNAAAAKA, encoded by the coding sequence GTGTCCATCCAGGATCAGTTGCCCAAGTCGCGTATCACGCTCAAGTACCGCACGACCATCAACGGACAGAAGGAGGACGTCAAGCTTCCCTTCCGGATGGTGGTGCTCGGTGACTTCTCCCAAGGGAGCTCCACGGACCGTCAGGCGGACCTGGAAGAGCGGCAGATGCGCTCGGTCACGGGTTCCAACATCAACGAGCTGATGCGGGACATGGGCATGTCCCTGTCGCTCGAGGTGAACGACAAGGTCAGCGCGGAGGGTCAGGGGAGGATGTCGATCCAGCTGCCCATCACCGGGATGAAGTCCTTCAACCCGGACGAGATCGTCAACCACGTCCCCAAGCTCCAGGCGCTGATGCTGCTGCGCAAGCTGCTGATGGAGATGCAGGCGGACATCGACAACCGCAAGGATCTGCGGCGCACGATCTACGAGCTGTTCTCCAACAAGGAGAACCTGCAGAAGGTCCTGGAGAGCGACGAGCTCAAGAACTACGTGTCCATGCGCCTGCCCAAGGCCCGGACGCAGTCCTCCGAGCAGCCCGCGCTCGCCGCCGATAACGCCGCGGCCGCCAAGGCCTGA
- a CDS encoding type VI secretion system protein IglI family protein has protein sequence MAEPALALPPLKAHLLDKPLQGEPVELDGSDERLEKITALVAKSAYAEAAREAEALLRGGVYDVRLVGPYLLGLFLDGGLEALPILFHSLSSTLLYNWQSFGPRERKDVFADGSLRWLLKVLNKHIEHHERLKNDTWKRWSAPGNREPLEQALALSEEIFSSFGRVMPRNGCEAPFRRLTQWMEGHLQSLPLPAPPPEPDPEPTDEPSERDAPVSARPQLAEPPRAAPEPTGPTLPVSPAMAQLMRKLAAFDTLMERQDYRRASVVAADVLQVMEHFDPRVYLPSLFSKFFAGLSTHADEVESLLQGTESLGFRALDQLYRVDLDTFLAQGSGEGE, from the coding sequence ATGGCTGAGCCCGCGCTGGCGCTCCCGCCCCTCAAGGCGCACCTCCTGGACAAGCCCCTGCAGGGCGAGCCCGTGGAACTCGACGGCTCGGATGAGCGGCTGGAGAAGATCACCGCGCTCGTCGCCAAGAGCGCCTACGCCGAGGCGGCGCGGGAAGCGGAGGCCCTGCTGCGCGGGGGCGTGTATGACGTGCGCCTGGTGGGCCCCTATCTTCTGGGCCTCTTCCTGGATGGAGGGCTGGAGGCGCTGCCCATCCTGTTCCACTCGCTCTCCAGCACGCTGCTCTACAACTGGCAGTCCTTCGGGCCCCGGGAGCGCAAGGACGTCTTCGCGGACGGAAGCCTGCGCTGGCTGCTCAAGGTGCTCAACAAGCACATCGAGCACCACGAGCGCCTCAAGAACGACACCTGGAAGCGCTGGAGCGCGCCGGGCAACCGCGAGCCGCTGGAGCAGGCGCTCGCGCTGAGTGAGGAAATCTTCTCCTCCTTTGGCCGGGTGATGCCTCGCAATGGCTGCGAGGCGCCCTTCCGCCGCCTCACGCAGTGGATGGAAGGGCACCTGCAATCCCTGCCGCTGCCGGCTCCTCCACCCGAGCCCGATCCCGAGCCCACGGATGAGCCTTCCGAGCGGGACGCCCCCGTGAGCGCGCGGCCGCAGTTGGCCGAGCCGCCACGCGCCGCGCCCGAGCCCACGGGTCCCACGCTGCCGGTCTCGCCCGCCATGGCGCAGTTGATGCGCAAGCTGGCCGCGTTCGACACGCTCATGGAGCGTCAGGACTACCGGCGAGCCAGCGTGGTGGCGGCGGATGTGCTGCAGGTGATGGAGCACTTCGACCCACGTGTCTACCTGCCCTCGCTCTTCTCCAAGTTCTTCGCCGGGCTGAGTACGCACGCGGACGAGGTGGAGTCCCTGCTACAGGGGACCGAGTCGCTGGGCTTCCGGGCGCTGGATCAGCTCTACCGCGTGGACCTGGACACCTTCCTCGCGCAGGGCAGTGGGGAAGGGGAGTAG
- a CDS encoding DUF4280 domain-containing protein: MGVQVVMGAMLQCSFGVAPSSLVVLPTNKILATTPAANIMDNKPLMNILPFGMCQSPANPTVAAATAAAMGVLTPMPCVPATAAPWVPGCPKVLIGNMPAVDSNCKLMCNWGGVIQVVAPGQVAVQNG; the protein is encoded by the coding sequence ATGGGAGTCCAAGTCGTGATGGGAGCGATGCTGCAGTGCAGCTTCGGCGTCGCGCCCTCGTCGTTGGTGGTGCTGCCGACGAACAAGATCCTGGCCACGACGCCCGCGGCCAACATCATGGACAACAAGCCCCTGATGAACATCCTGCCGTTTGGCATGTGCCAGTCGCCCGCCAACCCCACGGTGGCCGCGGCGACGGCGGCGGCGATGGGCGTGCTGACTCCCATGCCGTGCGTGCCGGCCACGGCTGCGCCATGGGTGCCGGGCTGTCCCAAGGTCCTCATTGGCAACATGCCGGCGGTCGACAGCAACTGTAAGTTGATGTGCAACTGGGGGGGGGTCATCCAGGTCGTCGCCCCGGGTCAGGTGGCGGTGCAGAATGGCTGA
- a CDS encoding AMP-dependent synthetase, whose amino-acid sequence MPFDVRKILEQLEAGTSEDPGVPAWQRESWTDAEGFAAALAAAHVGRGAPLKSRVGQQYDFFHDIVVRHGSGDRLALRAYDRRSGWQTLSYRVMQDQAARRATEWARQGVKAGAKVCLLYSVGSELLISLAAALGLGACISYLPPQGRRFISRRLALLQPDFIATEPHQVLLVEGFEKQVLQSRGQAAPAFTSHTYKPEEPVGLLFSPLVEPTGTPVPLLAEDAWRGALVDGLLTFGLGPGEHLAAPGYHPLQHLPAFLFATLLRGATYVHLEPADLETNPALLTEQPLRSLGVTPALRDLLLRTRTPLKNVAHWFRNPEEPIDWQGWRAWVRQCGVSAVPSSNVLVDPAAGGTVLGSPRRVRDVHTEAPPAPGRAWTLSDVNMSGQEAPGDLGVFTLLPGEQRPPGYLVLTRAYGVYHYGGPRTARREGRVYPGDEVAEVVRELPFVRGALVVTAPTGGVAGHYRHVLLVFTGAQRLNAGPWLQEIRRRIELQLGAEHLPDRTDFIPLYPRKLEGALDAAWCQSQYLTGALHRKSTDRLFQALTALRGQLLEKDGPGV is encoded by the coding sequence ATGCCCTTCGACGTTCGGAAGATCCTCGAGCAACTCGAGGCGGGCACTTCGGAGGACCCCGGAGTGCCCGCGTGGCAGCGGGAAAGCTGGACGGACGCGGAGGGTTTCGCCGCCGCGTTGGCCGCGGCCCACGTGGGCCGCGGTGCCCCGCTCAAGAGCCGGGTAGGGCAGCAGTACGACTTCTTCCATGACATCGTCGTGCGCCATGGAAGCGGCGACCGCCTCGCCCTGCGCGCCTATGACCGGAGGAGTGGCTGGCAGACCTTGAGCTACCGCGTCATGCAGGATCAGGCGGCGCGGCGGGCCACCGAATGGGCCCGGCAGGGGGTCAAGGCGGGAGCGAAGGTTTGTCTGCTGTACTCCGTGGGCAGTGAATTGCTCATTTCGCTCGCGGCGGCCCTGGGCCTGGGCGCGTGCATCAGCTACCTGCCACCCCAGGGTCGGCGCTTCATCTCGCGGCGGCTGGCCCTGCTCCAGCCCGACTTCATCGCCACCGAGCCCCACCAGGTGCTGCTCGTGGAGGGCTTCGAGAAGCAGGTGCTGCAGAGCCGGGGGCAGGCGGCGCCGGCGTTCACCTCGCATACCTACAAGCCCGAGGAGCCCGTGGGGTTGCTCTTCTCGCCCCTGGTGGAGCCGACGGGCACGCCCGTGCCGCTGCTCGCGGAGGACGCGTGGCGGGGGGCGCTGGTGGATGGGCTGCTCACCTTCGGCCTGGGGCCGGGCGAGCACCTGGCCGCGCCGGGCTACCACCCGCTGCAACACCTGCCCGCGTTCCTCTTCGCGACCCTGCTGCGCGGGGCAACGTACGTGCACCTGGAGCCAGCGGACCTGGAGACCAACCCCGCGCTGCTCACCGAGCAGCCCTTGCGCTCGCTGGGCGTCACGCCCGCGCTGAGGGACCTTCTCTTGCGCACGCGCACGCCCCTCAAGAACGTGGCGCATTGGTTCCGCAACCCCGAGGAGCCCATTGACTGGCAGGGGTGGCGCGCCTGGGTCCGCCAATGTGGCGTCTCCGCGGTCCCTTCGTCGAACGTGCTCGTGGATCCCGCGGCGGGGGGGACGGTGCTGGGCTCCCCAAGGCGGGTGAGGGACGTGCACACCGAGGCGCCTCCGGCTCCAGGCCGGGCCTGGACCCTGAGCGACGTGAACATGAGCGGTCAGGAAGCGCCCGGCGACCTGGGCGTCTTCACGCTCCTGCCGGGCGAGCAGCGTCCGCCGGGCTACCTGGTCCTCACGCGGGCTTATGGGGTGTACCACTATGGCGGTCCGCGCACGGCCCGGCGCGAGGGCCGCGTCTACCCGGGGGACGAGGTGGCCGAGGTCGTACGGGAACTGCCCTTCGTCCGGGGAGCGCTCGTGGTGACCGCGCCCACGGGAGGGGTGGCGGGCCATTATCGCCACGTGCTGCTCGTCTTCACGGGCGCGCAGCGCCTCAACGCGGGCCCGTGGTTGCAGGAGATCCGCCGCCGGATCGAGCTACAACTGGGCGCGGAGCACCTGCCGGATCGCACCGACTTCATCCCGCTCTATCCCCGGAAGCTGGAGGGAGCGCTGGACGCGGCCTGGTGCCAGTCGCAGTACCTGACGGGTGCGCTTCACCGCAAGAGCACCGACCGACTGTTCCAGGCGCTCACCGCGCTGCGGGGGCAGCTCCTGGAAAAAGACGGGCCGGGTGTGTGA